A region from the Vigna radiata var. radiata cultivar VC1973A unplaced genomic scaffold, Vradiata_ver6 scaffold_149, whole genome shotgun sequence genome encodes:
- the LOC106780619 gene encoding transcription factor TCP4, protein MRSSVGDIVQVEGGHIVRSTGRKDRHSKVYTSKGPRDRRVRLSAHTAIEFYDVQDRLGYDRPSKAVDWLIKKAKSSIDKLAELPPWHPPTHEEKQNDAAGSSGIMAVEQQQEELHQQHSESCGYNFQLHRQLGAFISTHVDTDPINFQTNNNSEDLGLSLHCFQDHPGLINWPSQQGANQAPPSNEHQIQTLFAGSTPVSFENHYQRTVTWNNEATTGGHVSRMGFFLNSQPFIGQGSASAYAQSETLQSSFSFPMTSSEHQRPQPVHQPSLFGTRFAVSDGLAGFCIPDRIQGAEENHGVASNRPSSSPSSIN, encoded by the coding sequence ATGAGGAGCAGTGTAGGAGATATTGTTCAAGTGGAAGGAGGACACATTGTTAGGTCCACCGGTAGAAAAGATCGCCACAGCAAGGTCTATACTTCCAAAGGGCCTCGTGATCGCCGGGTTAGACTCTCAGCACACACAGCCATTGAGTTCTATGACGTTCAAGACAGACTTGGCTATGACAGACCAAGCAAGGCCGTGGACTGGCTCATCAAGAAGGCAAAGTCTTCCATTGACAAGCTTGCTGAGCTTCCTCCATGGCATCCACCTACTCATGAGGAAAAGCAGAATGATGCTGCAGGATCAAGTGGAATCATGGCAGTtgaacaacaacaagaagaacTTCATCAACAACATTCAGAGTCTTGTGGCTACAACTTTCAGCTCCATAGGCAACTGGGGGCCTTTATTTCTACCCATGTTGACACTGACCCCATCAATTTTCAAACCAACAACAACTCAGAAGATCTTGGCCTATCTCTCCACTGTTTCCAAGACCACCCTGGCCTTATTAATTGGCCATCACAACAAGGTGCAAATCAAGCACCTCCTTCAAATGAGCACCAAATTCAAACCCTTTTTGCTGGTTCAACCCCAGTTTCGTTTGAGAACCATTATCAAAGAACTGTGACTTGGAACAATGAAGCAACAACCGGGGGTCATGTGAGCAGAATGGGATTCTTTCTCAACTCACAGCCATTTATAGGCCAAGGTTCTGCTTCGGCTTATGCTCAAAGTGAGACCCTTCAGTCCAGTTTTTCATTTCCGATGACATCCTCTGAGCATCAGAGGCCCCAGCCAGTTCACCAACCTTCCCTCTTTGGCACCAGGTTTGCTGTTTCTGATGGATTAGCCGGGTTCTGTATTCCAGATAGAATTCAAGGTGCGGAAGAGAACCATGGAGTTGCTTCCAATAGGCCATCTTCTTCTCCTAGTTCTATCAACTGA